A section of the Delphinus delphis chromosome 1, mDelDel1.2, whole genome shotgun sequence genome encodes:
- the DENND4B gene encoding DENN domain-containing protein 4B, producing the protein MAEERPPRLVDYFVIAGLAGNGAPIPEETWVPEPSGPLRPPRPAEPITDVAVIARALGEEVPQGYTCIQASAGGHPLELSAGLLGGTQPVICYRRGRDRPPLVELGVLYEGKERPKPGFQVLATTPYSHSANLAPPGPGHPRTYLTYRRAAEGAGLHALGITDLCLVLPSKGEGTPHTYCRLPRNLNPGMWGPAVYLCYKVGLAKANTLVYEAELLGRYPEEDNEAFPLPESVPVFCLPMGATIECWPAQTKYPVPVFSTFVLTGAAGDKVYGAALQFYEAFPRTRLSERQARALGLLSAVERGRALGGRAVRSRRAIAVLSRWPAFPAFRAFLTFLYRYSVSGPHRLPLEAHISHFIHNVPFPSPQRPRILVQMSPYDNLLLCQPVSSPLPLSGASFLQLLQSLGPELAITLLLAVLTEHKLLVHSLRPDLLTSVCEALVSMIFPLHWQCPYIPLCPLVLADVLSAPVPFIVGIHSSYFDLHDPPVDVICVDLDTNTLFHTEEKKPLSPRILPRRPYKVLLTTLTNLYQQLDQTYTGPEEEASLEFLLTDYEAVCGRRAQLEREVQGAFLRFMACLLKGYRDFLRPLTQAPSEGSRDVDNLFFLQGFLKSRERSSHKLYSQLLHTQMFSQFIEECSFGSARHAALEFFDSCVDKVHPEQEKPEPTPLVELEELSGSELTVFITPPEEPPAPEGSESTPQYCYDGFPELRAELFESPQEQPGALPVPGPSRSAPSSPAPRRTKQEMKIAQRMAQKSAAVPELWARCLLGHCYGLWFLCLPAYVRSAPSRVRALQTAYQVLRQMESRKVVLPDEVCYRVLMQLCSHYGQPVLSVRVMLDMRRAGIVPNTITYGYYNKAVLEGKWPSGTPGGRLRWAKLRNVVLGAAQFRQPLRERRQRWQRQKQEEEAETAAQEAGGSQTEPYLERPSPTRPLQRQTTWAGRSLRDPASPAGRLVKSGSLGSARGAQPTVEAAVAHMIEALGVLEPRGSPVPWHDGSLSDLSLTGEELAPGGSPGDAGSALSTQSTETLQGPSGWVPKAGWHQDEASTPRRGLGARLQQLLTPSRRSPASRVPPPELPPDLPPPARRSPMDSLLRPRERPGSTASESSASLGSEWDLSESSLSSVSLRHSSERLSDTPGSLQPPSLEILLSSCSLCRACDSLVYDEEIMAGWAPDDSNLNTTCPFCTCPFVPLLSVQTFDSRPSAPSPKPASAGASGSKDAPVPGGPGPVLSDRRLCLALDEPQLCNGHVGGTSRRVESGAWAYLSPLVLRKELESLVENEGSEVLALPELPAAHPIIFWNLLWYFQRLRLPSILPCLVLASCDGPPPPQAPSPWIMPDPASVQVRLLWDVLTPDPNSCPPLYVLWRVHSQIPQRVVWPGPVPASLSLALLESVLRHVGLNEVHKAIGLLLETLGPPPTGLHLQRGIYREILFLTLAALGKDHVDIVAFDKKYKSAFNKLASSTGKEELRQRRAQMPTPKAIDCRKYFGAPLEC; encoded by the exons GGTGTTGTATGAGGGGAAGGAACGTCCCAAGCCTGGCTTCCAAGTGCTAGCTACGACACCCTACAGCCACTCAGCCAACCTGGCCCCTCCAGGCCCTGGGCACCCCCGCACCTACCTCACTTACCGGCGGGCAGCAGAGGGGGCAGGGTTGCATGCCCTGGGCATCACTGACCTCTGCCTGGTGCTGCCCAGCAAGGGCGAGGGCACGCCTCATACTTACTGCCGATTGCCCCGCAACCTCAACCCTGGCATG TGGGGCCCAGCAGTGTACCTGTGCTACAAGGTGGGCCTGGCCAAGGCCAACACGCTGGTGTATGAGGCAG agctgctgggccGCTACCCAGAGGAGGACAATGAGGCGTTCCCGCTGCCCGAGTCAGTGCCCGTCTTCTGCCTGCCCATGGGGGCCACTATCGAGTGCTGGCCTGCCCAGACCAAGTACCCCGTGCCCGTCTTCTCCACCTTTGTGCTCACGGGTGCAGCTGGTGATAAG GTGTACGGTGCTGCCTTGCAGTTCTACGAGGCATTCCCGAGGACCAGGCTCTCGGAGCGGCAAGCGCGGGCCCTGGGCCTGCTGAGCGCCGTGGAGCGGGGCCGGGCACTGGGGGGCCGAGCTGTGCGCAGCCGCCGTGCCATCGCTGTGCTGTCCCGCTGGCCTGCCTTCCCTGCCTTCCGCGCCTTCCTCACCTTCCTCTACCGCTACTCCGTCTCAGGCCCCCACCGCCTGCCCCTGGAAGC gcACATCTCCCACTTCATTCACAatgtccccttcccttccccacagaGACCCCGCATCCTGGTGCAG ATGTCTCCCTATGACAACCTGCTCCTCTGCCAGCCTGTATCCTCACCCCTGCCCCTCAG TGGTGCCAGCTTCCTGCAGCTGCTGCAGAGCCTGGGCCCAGAGCTGGCTATCACACTGCTGCTGGCTGTGCTCACGGAGCACAAACTGCTAGTCCACTCACTGCGGCCGGACCTGCTCACCAGCGTCTGCGAAGCCCTCGTCTCT ATGATCTTCCCGCTGCACTGGCAGTGCCCCTACATTCCGCTGTGCCCGCTAGTGCTGGCAGACGTGCTGAGCGCCCCCGTGCCCTTCATCGTGGGTATCCACTCCAGTTACTTCGATCTGCATGACCCGCCTGTGGATGTCATCTGTGTTGATCTTGATACCAACACACTCTTCCA CACTGAGGAAAAGAAGCCCCTCTCCCCTCGGATCCTGCCCCGCAGACCCTACAAGGTTCTGCTGACTACACTGACAAACCTATACCAGCAGCTGGATCAGA CATATACTGGACCCGAGGAGGAGGCCTCCCTGGAATTCCTGCTGACAGACTATGAGGCAGTGTGCGGCCGCCGGGCCCAGCTGGAGCGCGAGGTCCAGGGAGCCTTCCTCCGCTTCATGGCCTGCCTGCTCAAGGGCTACCGGGACTTCCTACGCCCGCTCACCCAGGCCCCCTCTGAGGGGTCTCGTGATGTCGACAACCTCTTCTTCCTGCAGG GCTTCCTCAAATCCCGAGAACGCTCCAGCCACAAGCTGTACTCCCAGCTGCTGCACACACAGATGTTCTCGCAGTTCATTGAGGAATGTTCTTTTGGCTCTGCTCGGCATGCTGCCCTGGAATTCTTTGACTCTTGTGTTGACAAG GTCCACCCAGAGCAGGAGAAGCCGGAGCCAACACCCTTGGTGGAGCTGGAGGAGCTGTCAGGAAGTGAGCTCACTGTCTTTATCACACCTCCCGAGGAGCCGCCGGCGCCAGAGGGCAGTGAATCTACCCCCCAGTACTG cTACGATGGGTTCCCCGAACTACGGGCTGAGCTGTTTGAGTCTCCTCAAGAGCAACCCGGGGCTCTGCCTGTGCCAGGTCCATCCCGTAGTGCCCCCAGCAGTCCTGCCCCTCGCCGTACCAAACAG GAGATGAAGATCGCACAGCGGATGGCACAGAAGTCAGCAGCTGTGCCTGAGCTCTGGGCCCGGTGCCTGCTGGGCCACTGCTATGGGCTGTGGTTCCTGTGTCTGCCTGCCTACGTGCGGTCGGCGCCCTCCAGGGTGCGGGCACTGCAAACGGCTTACCAGGTGCTGCGCCAGATGGAGAGCCGCAAGGTGGTGCTGCCCGACGAG GTGTGTTACCGGGTGTTGATGCAGCTCTGCTCACACTATGGGCAGCCCGTGTTGTCCGTGCGGGTCATGCTGGACATGCGGCGGGCAGGCATCGTGCCCAACACCATCACCTACGGCTACTATAACAAG GCCGTGCTGGAAGGCAAGTGGCCGTCTGGTACACCGGGTGGGCGCCTGCGCTGGGCCAAGCTCCGGAACGTGGTCCTGGGGGCTGCTCAGTTCCGCCAGCCCTTGAGAGAACGGCGGCAGCGGTGGCAGCGTcagaagcaggaggaggaggcagaGACGGCAGCACAAGAGGCAGGCGGCTCCCAGACAG AGCCCTATCTGGAGCGCCCCTCCCCTACCCGCCCCCTTCAGCGCCAGACTACCTGGGCTGGGCGAAGCCTGAGGGACCCTGCCTCGCCTGCGGGGCGCCTGGTGAAGAGTGGCAGCCTGGGGAGTGCCCGAGGGGCACAGCCCACTGTGGAGGCTGCCGTGGCCCACA TGATAGAGGCCTTGGGGGTGCTGGAACCCCGGGGATCACCTGTGCCCTGGCATGATGGAAGCCTCTCAGACCTGAGCCTGACCGGGGAGGAGCTGGCACCTGGAGGCAGCCCAGGGGACGCAGGCTCAGCCCTGAGTACCCAGTCCACTGAAACCCTGCAAGGGCCAAGTGGGTGGGTGCCCAAGGCTGGCTGGCATCAGGATGAGGCCAGCACCCCCCGAAGAGGGCTGGGTGCCCGCCTCCAACAGCTGCTAACTCCTTCCCGCCGCTCCCCTGCCTCTCGTGTTCCTCCGCCTGAGCTGCCCCCTGACCTGCCTCCCCCAGCCCGCCGCAGCCCCATGGACAGCCTTCTGCGCCCACGGGAGCGCCCTGGATCCACTGCATCCGAG AGCTCAGCCTCTCTGGGCAGTGAGTGGGACCTCTCAGAATCTTCTCTCAGCAGCGTGAGCCTTCGCCATTCCTCAGAGCGCCTCAGTGACACCCCTGGATCCTTGCAGCCACCTTCCCTGGAA ATCCTGCTGTCTAGCTGCTCCTTGTGCCGCGCCTGTGATTCCCTGGTGTATGATGAGGAGATCATGGCTGGCTGGGCACCTGATGACTCCAACCTCAACACAACCTGTCCCTTCTGCACCTGCCCCTTTGTGCCCCTACTCAGTGTCCAGACCTTTGATTCCCGACCAAG TGCCCCCAGCCCCAAGCCTGCCTCTGCTGGTGCCAGTGGCAGCAAAGATGCTCCTGTCCCTGGGGGCCCAGGCCCTGTGCTCAGTGACCGCAGGCTCTGCCTTGCCCTGGATGAGCCCCAGCTCTGCAACGGACACGTGGGG GGTACCTCCCGGCGTGTCGAGAGTGGGGCATGGGCGTATCTGAGCCCCCTGGTGCTGCGTAAGGAACTGGAGTCGCTGGTAGAGAATGAGGGCAGTGAGGTACTGGCGTTGCCTGAGCTGCCTGCTGCTCACCCCATCATCTTCTGGAACCTTCTGTGGTATTTCCAGCGGCTACGCCTGCCCAGTATTCTGCCATGCCTGGTGCTGGCCTCCTGTGAtggccccccacctccccag GCCCCATCTCCTTGGATAATGCCTGATCCAGCATCTGTGCAGGTGCGGCTGCTGTGGGATgtcctgacccctgaccccaacAGCTGCCCACCTCTCTATGTGCTCTGGAGGGTCCACA GCCAGATCCCCCAGCGGGTGGTATGGCCTGGCCCAGTACCTGCATCCCTTAGTCTAGCATTGCTGGAGTCCGTGCTGCGCCATGTCGGTCTCAATGAGGTGCACAAGGCTATAGGGCTCCTGCTGGAAACTCTAGGGCCCCCTCCCACTGGCCTGCACCTGCAGAG GGGCATCTACCGTGAGATCTTATTCCTGACATTGGCTGCTCTGGGCAAGGACCACGTGGACATAG TGGCCTTCGACAAGAAGTACAAGTCCGCCTTTAACAAGCTGGCCAGCAGCACAGGCAAGGAGGAACTGAGGCAGCGGCGGGCACAGATGCCCACCCCAAAGGCCATTGACTGCCGAAAATATTTTGGAGCACCTCTGGAATGCTAG